From the genome of Candidatus Binatia bacterium:
CCAGGACGAGACGCGCGAGGAACGCGCCACGGGCGCGGAATCGGAAGGACCCCCGCCCCGGGCGTAGGGGCGAGAACGAGGAGACGTATGGCAGGCGTGAAGCGGCGGGTGTACGAAGCGGCCAAGGACATGGGGATGTCGAGCGAAGCGCTCGTCTCCATCCTCAAGTCCATGTCGGTGGACGTGAAGAGCCACATGAGCTCGATCGACGACAACGTCGTGGATCAGGTGCGGCTCAAGATCGCCCGCGAGAAGGAGGCCGTGAAGGAGGAAGAGGCGCGCCGCAAGGAGAAGGCCGTCCAGGCGGCCAAGGCCGCAGCCGAGGCGCAGCGCCGCACCGCGCCCGCGGGCGCGGGGCTCCTGAAGGGCGGCAAGGGCGTCAAGAAGAAGAAGCGGATCGTCGACGAGAAGCTGGTCCGCGCCTCCGTGCGGCGCACGCTCGCCGAGATGGACGGCTCCAAGCGCCGCCATCACCGCCGCGACGACAAGGAGGACGCCGCGATCGGCGTCGAGGAAGAGCCGCGGGTCATCCGCGTGAGCGAGTTCATCTCCGTGGCCGAGCTGGCCGCCCAGCTCGAGGTGAAGCCGCAGGAGGTGATCGCCGCGTGCATGCGCCTCGGCATCATGGCGAACATCAATCGCCGCCTCGACAAGGACTCGATCCAGGCGGTCGCCGACGAGTTCGACTACGGCGTCGAGTTCGTGGACGAGCTGGGCGAGGAGACCGTGGTCGAAACGGCCGAGGAAGAGCACCTCGTCCCGCGCGCCCCGGTCGTCACGATCATGGGCCACGTGGACCACGGCAAGACGTCGCTCCTCGACCACATCCGGAAGGCGAACGTCATCGCCGGCGAAGCCGGCGGGATCACGCAGCACATCGGCGCCTACGAGGTGTCGCTGCCCGCCGGCCAGCGGATCACCTTCCTCGACACGCCGGGCCACGAGGCGTTCACGGCGATGCGCGCCCGCGGCGCCCAGGTCACCGACATCGTGGTGCTGGTCGTGGCGGCGGACGACCAGGTCATGCCGCAGACCATCGAGGCGATCGACCACGCCCGCGCCGCGCAGGTTCCGATCATCGTCGCGATCAACAAGATCGACCTTCCCGACGCCAACGTCGAGAAGGTGCGCCAGGACCTGGCGCAGCAGAACCTCCTGGTCGAGGAATGGGGCGGCAAGACCATCGCCGTTCCGATCTCCGCCAAGAAGGGGACCAACGTCGAGAAGCTGCTCGAGATGATCCTGCTGCAGGCCGAGGTCCTCGAGCTGAAGGCCGACCCCACCAAGCACGCCCGCGGCGTGGTCGTGGAGTCGCGCGTGGAGCAGGGACGCGGGATCGTCGCGACGGTGCTCGTGCAGAAGGGAACCCTCCGCGTCGGCGACGCGTTCGTCGCGGGGGCCACCAGCGGCAAGGTGCGCGCCCTCCTGAACGAGCGCGGGCAGCGGATCGCCCAGGCGGGCCCGAGCACGCCGGCCGAGGTGCTGGGGTTCTCGACGGCGCCGCAGGCGGGCGACACGTTCGCGGCGGTCGACGACGAGCGG
Proteins encoded in this window:
- the infB gene encoding translation initiation factor IF-2; translation: MKRRVYEAAKDMGMSSEALVSILKSMSVDVKSHMSSIDDNVVDQVRLKIAREKEAVKEEEARRKEKAVQAAKAAAEAQRRTAPAGAGLLKGGKGVKKKKRIVDEKLVRASVRRTLAEMDGSKRRHHRRDDKEDAAIGVEEEPRVIRVSEFISVAELAAQLEVKPQEVIAACMRLGIMANINRRLDKDSIQAVADEFDYGVEFVDELGEETVVETAEEEHLVPRAPVVTIMGHVDHGKTSLLDHIRKANVIAGEAGGITQHIGAYEVSLPAGQRITFLDTPGHEAFTAMRARGAQVTDIVVLVVAADDQVMPQTIEAIDHARAAQVPIIVAINKIDLPDANVEKVRQDLAQQNLLVEEWGGKTIAVPISAKKGTNVEKLLEMILLQAEVLELKADPTKHARGVVVESRVEQGRGIVATVLVQKGTLRVGDAFVAGATSGKVRALLNERGQRIAQAGPSTPAEVLGFSTAPQAGDTFAAVDDEREARELASKRGQLLREQEFRLHKHVTLTDLYSQMQRGMGELLVVLKGDVDGSVEALQDSLQKLSTEEVKLRVIHRAVGQITESDVLLAAASNAIVIGFHVRPDPRAAELASKEKVDIRLYEIIYEAVENVKDAMSGLLRPEIRESIAGSAEVRKVFRTTKSGAIAGCMVLSGTITRNARARLLRGGEAVYDGKIGSLKRFKDDVREVASGYECGIGLEDRDDIREGDVIEAYVLEEVARKLA